One window of Gloeothece citriformis PCC 7424 genomic DNA carries:
- the psb34 gene encoding photosystem II assembly protein Psb34 → MPYTTEEGGRLNNFAAEPKVYQATPPTKKQQRNYIILGILALLLVGGLFGVAIYATVY, encoded by the coding sequence ATGCCCTATACAACAGAAGAAGGCGGACGGTTAAACAATTTTGCAGCAGAACCTAAAGTTTATCAAGCTACCCCTCCGACAAAAAAACAGCAACGTAACTACATTATTTTAGGGATTTTAGCTCTCTTGTTAGTAGGGGGTTTATTCGGCGTTGCTATTTATGCAACAGTTTACTAA
- a CDS encoding phosphoribosylanthranilate isomerase, with protein sequence MRVKICGITQPEQGRAIANLGANTLGFICVAQSPRYVTPNQIREIIEQLPPLVDKIGVFVNAPATEIINIVAQTGLTGVQLHGDETPEMCQQLKISLPDVEIIRALRIKSSQSLREVALYFDSVNTLLLDAYHPHLFGGTGATIDWEILAQFKSPIPWLLAGGLKPDNLVSALSQLSPHGIDLSSGVERAPGDKDLDKVAELFQQLHRWKSNFKEKLMEN encoded by the coding sequence ATGAGAGTTAAAATTTGTGGAATTACTCAACCCGAACAAGGCCGAGCGATCGCTAATTTGGGAGCAAATACCCTAGGATTTATCTGTGTCGCCCAATCTCCTCGGTATGTCACCCCCAATCAAATCAGAGAAATTATCGAACAGTTGCCCCCTTTGGTAGATAAAATTGGCGTATTTGTCAACGCTCCAGCGACAGAAATTATTAATATTGTCGCTCAAACGGGATTAACGGGAGTTCAGTTACATGGAGATGAAACCCCCGAAATGTGCCAACAGTTAAAAATATCTCTGCCGGATGTGGAAATTATTAGAGCATTGAGAATTAAATCGAGTCAATCTTTGAGGGAGGTTGCCCTTTATTTTGACTCGGTTAATACTTTATTATTAGATGCTTATCATCCTCATTTATTCGGTGGCACTGGTGCGACTATTGACTGGGAAATTTTGGCTCAATTTAAGTCTCCTATTCCTTGGTTATTAGCGGGAGGACTTAAACCGGATAATTTAGTGTCTGCTTTGTCTCAATTATCGCCTCACGGGATTGATTTATCCAGTGGAGTTGAACGAGCGCCCGGTGATAAAGATTTAGATAAAGTTGCCGAATTATTTCAACAACTTCACCGTTGGAAATCTAACTTTAAAGAAAAGCTTATGGAGAATTAG
- the bchB gene encoding ferredoxin:protochlorophyllide reductase (ATP-dependent) subunit B, producing MKLAYWMYAGPAHIGTLRIASSFKNVHAIMHAPLGDDYFNVMRSMLERERDFTPVTASVVDRNVLARGSQEKVVDNIVRKDQEETPDLIVLTPTCTSSILQEDLQNFVDRAQMDAKGDVMLADVNHYRVNELQAADRTLQQIVQYYLEKGRKKGELPTGKTEKPSVNIIGMTTLGFHNQHDCTELKRLMADLGIEVNEVIPEGASVQNLKNLPRAWFNLVPYREVGLMAARYLEQEFSMPYVDITPMGVVETARCIRKMGQLLNQQGANVDYEEFINQQTLYVSQAAWFSRSIDCQNLTGKKAVVFGDNTHAAAMTRILAREMGIHVVLAGTYCKYDADWFKEQVREYCDEILISEDHGEIADAIARIEPSAIFGTQMERHVGKRLDIPCGVIAAPIHIQNFPIGYKPFLGYEGTNQIADLVYNSFTLGMEDHLLEIFGGHDTKEVITKSVSADSDLNWNKEAQTELNKVPGFVRGKVKRNTEKFARERGFSEITLEVMYAAKEAVGA from the coding sequence ATGAAATTAGCTTACTGGATGTATGCCGGACCCGCTCATATCGGCACTCTACGGATCGCCAGTTCTTTTAAAAATGTTCATGCTATCATGCACGCTCCTTTAGGAGATGACTATTTTAATGTCATGCGCTCCATGTTAGAACGAGAACGGGACTTTACCCCAGTAACCGCTAGTGTTGTTGATCGCAACGTTTTAGCGAGAGGTTCTCAAGAAAAGGTCGTTGATAACATCGTCCGTAAAGATCAAGAAGAAACCCCGGATCTCATTGTTTTAACTCCGACTTGCACCTCCAGCATTCTCCAAGAAGATTTACAAAACTTCGTAGATCGCGCTCAAATGGACGCAAAAGGGGATGTGATGTTGGCCGATGTCAACCATTACCGAGTCAATGAACTCCAAGCCGCCGATCGAACTCTTCAGCAAATTGTGCAATATTATCTGGAAAAAGGGCGAAAAAAAGGGGAATTACCGACAGGGAAAACGGAAAAACCCTCCGTTAATATTATTGGCATGACAACTCTCGGTTTTCATAACCAACACGACTGCACCGAATTAAAACGGTTAATGGCAGATTTGGGAATAGAAGTCAATGAAGTGATCCCCGAAGGCGCATCCGTTCAGAATTTAAAAAATTTACCCCGTGCGTGGTTTAACCTTGTTCCTTATCGGGAAGTGGGGTTAATGGCGGCGCGTTATCTGGAGCAAGAGTTTTCTATGCCTTATGTTGATATTACTCCAATGGGAGTGGTAGAGACTGCCCGTTGCATCCGCAAAATGGGACAATTGCTCAATCAACAGGGCGCTAATGTGGATTATGAAGAGTTTATTAATCAACAAACTCTCTATGTTTCTCAAGCGGCTTGGTTTTCTCGTTCCATTGACTGTCAAAATTTAACCGGTAAAAAGGCGGTTGTTTTTGGAGATAATACCCATGCAGCAGCGATGACGCGAATTTTAGCCAGAGAGATGGGAATTCATGTGGTTTTGGCGGGAACGTATTGTAAATATGATGCGGACTGGTTTAAGGAGCAAGTTAGGGAATATTGTGATGAGATTTTGATTAGTGAAGATCATGGCGAAATTGCTGACGCGATCGCCCGGATAGAACCTTCTGCAATTTTTGGGACACAAATGGAACGTCATGTTGGTAAGCGTTTAGATATTCCCTGTGGGGTTATTGCTGCGCCGATTCATATTCAAAATTTCCCCATCGGTTACAAGCCTTTTTTGGGGTATGAAGGCACAAATCAAATCGCAGATTTAGTTTATAATTCCTTTACTTTAGGCATGGAAGATCATCTCTTAGAAATTTTCGGGGGACATGATACTAAAGAAGTCATTACTAAATCGGTTTCGGCGGATTCTGATTTAAATTGGAACAAAGAAGCCCAAACAGAATTAAATAAAGTTCCCGGTTTTGTTCGGGGTAAAGTGAAACGAAATACTGAAAAATTTGCTCGTGAACGGGGATTTAGTGAGATTACCCTTGAGGTCATGTATGCCGCTAAAGAAGCCGTAGGTGCATAA
- a CDS encoding FHA domain-containing protein has product MITLTLLHPTKTIPLQHWTFKDESTIRIGRGIDNNVVLYSAVVSRHHLELRQKGLEWELESFGANGTFIEGKLITQTLAVDDGMVIRLASSGPKIQINLTSEETSSAPSTTQTQFQSQ; this is encoded by the coding sequence GTGATTACTCTGACCCTATTACACCCAACTAAAACCATCCCGCTACAACATTGGACATTTAAAGACGAATCTACGATTCGCATTGGGCGGGGGATTGATAACAATGTAGTTCTCTATAGTGCGGTCGTCTCTCGTCATCATCTAGAACTTAGGCAAAAAGGCTTAGAGTGGGAATTAGAAAGTTTTGGTGCTAACGGAACGTTTATAGAAGGAAAATTGATTACACAAACTTTAGCTGTAGATGATGGGATGGTCATTCGCCTAGCGAGTTCAGGCCCGAAAATACAAATTAACCTCACATCAGAAGAAACATCATCTGCCCCTTCTACAACTCAGACTCAATTCCAATCTCAGTAG
- a CDS encoding PRC-barrel domain-containing protein: MVTENFRLRSEYINTQVITRNTGKKLGVVKDILVDLDRREVVALGLRDNILALSGMPQYMYLSSITQTGDVILVEDEEVFQAIDIDAYTPMINSEVITETGEPLGRVRDFQFNAEDGRVSSIIIASIGLPQIPEQLISTYEISIEEVISSGPNRLIVIEGAETRLTQVSIGLLERLGIGRPPWEKEEEEVYYPPTARPENQLPTGIPVRTPIEAKQPVVDERWDEDEWEPVRNAPPVRRQEALRYEEEELEEDNWGETKSQREPAYEPMPETAYDYEYDEVRADVWDDDVEPEPYNPPRVNIPEKQRERIPEYEEETRY, from the coding sequence ATGGTAACAGAGAACTTTCGTTTACGTTCCGAATATATAAATACACAGGTTATTACTCGTAACACCGGGAAAAAGTTAGGAGTCGTTAAAGACATTTTAGTCGATCTCGATCGACGGGAAGTAGTCGCCCTAGGATTACGGGATAATATCTTAGCTTTATCAGGAATGCCTCAATATATGTACCTTTCTAGTATCACTCAAACCGGAGATGTGATTCTAGTTGAGGATGAAGAAGTTTTTCAAGCTATTGATATCGACGCATACACCCCCATGATTAACAGTGAAGTCATCACAGAAACCGGCGAACCTCTGGGCCGGGTGAGAGATTTCCAGTTTAATGCAGAGGATGGGAGAGTATCTTCGATTATTATCGCTTCAATTGGATTACCCCAAATTCCCGAACAGTTAATCAGTACCTACGAAATTTCCATCGAAGAAGTGATTAGCAGTGGCCCCAACCGTTTAATTGTCATTGAAGGGGCAGAAACCCGTCTGACTCAGGTTAGTATCGGACTTCTAGAAAGATTAGGCATTGGGAGACCTCCTTGGGAAAAAGAAGAAGAGGAAGTCTATTATCCTCCTACCGCCCGTCCTGAAAATCAACTCCCCACCGGTATCCCCGTGCGGACTCCAATTGAAGCCAAACAACCTGTCGTAGACGAACGGTGGGACGAGGATGAGTGGGAACCGGTTCGCAATGCTCCCCCGGTTCGACGACAAGAAGCCCTACGCTATGAAGAAGAGGAGTTAGAAGAGGATAACTGGGGCGAAACCAAAAGCCAACGAGAACCCGCTTATGAACCGATGCCGGAAACCGCTTATGATTATGAATATGACGAGGTTCGAGCGGATGTTTGGGATGACGATGTAGAACCCGAACCCTATAATCCTCCTCGCGTTAATATTCCAGAAAAACAACGGGAAAGAATCCCCGAATATGAAGAAGAAACCCGCTATTAA
- a CDS encoding DUF565 domain-containing protein, producing MQRTRLSTLVDTIVFKLQRFYRNPWRRISVLVIGFLGGIFVAQALSTTGGQEADWDIVMATFVLLFTEGVSIFVYRLPRKQSSNLDIRYSLFTESLNMFKIGITYSMFLEAFKLGS from the coding sequence ATGCAACGAACTCGTCTGAGTACCCTAGTTGATACGATTGTTTTTAAATTACAACGGTTTTATAGGAATCCTTGGCGACGGATTTCTGTCTTAGTCATTGGATTTCTCGGCGGAATTTTTGTCGCTCAAGCGTTATCGACGACGGGAGGACAAGAGGCGGATTGGGATATCGTGATGGCTACTTTTGTCTTACTCTTTACAGAAGGGGTGAGTATTTTTGTTTATCGTCTTCCTCGAAAACAATCCTCGAATTTGGATATTCGTTACTCCCTGTTTACGGAATCTCTCAATATGTTTAAAATAGGCATTACTTATAGTATGTTTCTTGAAGCCTTTAAACTGGGTTCATAA
- a CDS encoding glycerate kinase, whose protein sequence is MEVFHLLKGLSQGKLLTSEELHFLTSTELAHSQRAKAFHLTPENGLDKIKQRVQLFQEIYQPVSQLCHQLGIKNDPLILSTLWELWLPLGIELGDAKQKKGSPYIVGILGGQGTGKTTLTKVIQLILHHLNYNSFGLSIDDIYKPYQERKFLKETEGLIWRGPPGTHDIESGIQVLDQVLQQPESETILIPRFDKSLWNGEGDRIEPEPITPPIDIMLFEGWFVGVRPIDDEVFQSPLSPIAVKNREFARKSNQRLKEYLPLWERLNYLMILYPVNYRLSKQWRKEAEHKMIAQGKMGMNDQEIERFVEYFWTALHPELFITPLTQKSDLVVEINSDRTLGKIYCGRDKS, encoded by the coding sequence ATGGAGGTTTTTCATCTTTTAAAAGGTCTGAGTCAGGGGAAGCTTCTTACTTCAGAAGAACTACATTTTTTAACAAGTACAGAGTTAGCTCATTCTCAACGAGCTAAGGCGTTTCATCTTACCCCCGAAAATGGCTTAGACAAAATTAAACAGCGAGTTCAATTATTTCAAGAGATTTATCAACCGGTTAGCCAACTGTGTCATCAATTAGGGATTAAAAATGACCCCTTAATTCTCTCTACTTTGTGGGAATTATGGCTACCCTTGGGGATTGAGTTAGGAGACGCTAAACAGAAGAAAGGCAGTCCTTATATTGTAGGGATTTTAGGGGGACAAGGAACGGGAAAAACCACCTTAACTAAAGTCATTCAACTTATTTTACATCATCTTAATTATAACAGTTTTGGCTTATCGATCGATGATATTTATAAACCGTATCAAGAGCGAAAATTTTTAAAAGAAACTGAAGGGTTAATCTGGCGTGGCCCCCCAGGAACTCATGATATTGAAAGCGGAATCCAAGTTTTAGATCAAGTCCTGCAACAACCAGAAAGTGAGACTATTTTAATTCCTCGTTTTGATAAATCTTTATGGAATGGAGAAGGAGATAGAATTGAACCTGAACCGATTACCCCACCTATCGATATTATGTTATTTGAGGGTTGGTTTGTGGGGGTTCGTCCGATTGATGACGAGGTTTTTCAGTCTCCATTATCTCCTATTGCTGTTAAAAATAGAGAATTTGCCCGAAAGAGTAATCAACGGTTAAAAGAGTATTTGCCTTTGTGGGAAAGATTAAATTATTTAATGATTTTATATCCGGTTAATTATCGCCTGAGTAAACAATGGCGCAAAGAAGCCGAACATAAAATGATTGCTCAGGGAAAAATGGGGATGAATGATCAAGAAATTGAGCGATTTGTGGAGTATTTTTGGACAGCCTTACATCCTGAATTGTTCATTACGCCTTTAACCCAAAAGTCTGATTTAGTAGTAGAAATTAATAGCGATCGTACCTTGGGCAAGATTTATTGTGGAAGGGATAAAAGTTAA
- the rdgB gene encoding RdgB/HAM1 family non-canonical purine NTP pyrophosphatase: protein MKTLIVATSNPGKLRELQDYLTEIDWELQLKPKELEIEETGATFLDNACLKASQVAKTMGQWAIADDSGLAVDALGGAPGIYSARYGNTDQERIDRLLKEIGSNPNRKAQFICVIAIARPDGSIALNAKGVCQGEILIAPRGTKGFGYDPIFYVPTQQQTFAEMSPEVKHKISHRGKAFEILLPALKTLQD from the coding sequence ATGAAAACATTAATTGTCGCAACGAGCAATCCCGGCAAATTGCGAGAACTACAGGACTATTTAACAGAGATCGATTGGGAATTACAGTTAAAACCCAAAGAGTTAGAAATTGAAGAAACCGGGGCAACTTTTCTCGATAATGCCTGTTTAAAAGCCTCTCAGGTGGCTAAAACGATGGGACAATGGGCGATCGCTGATGATTCTGGGTTAGCGGTTGATGCTCTCGGAGGTGCGCCGGGGATTTATTCCGCTCGTTATGGTAACACCGATCAAGAACGAATCGATCGGCTACTGAAAGAAATCGGCAGTAATCCTAACCGTAAAGCTCAATTTATCTGTGTGATTGCGATCGCGCGTCCGGATGGTTCAATTGCGTTGAATGCTAAAGGAGTGTGTCAAGGGGAAATTCTCATCGCACCCAGAGGAACAAAAGGGTTTGGGTATGATCCTATTTTTTATGTTCCCACTCAACAGCAAACCTTTGCCGAAATGAGTCCGGAAGTGAAACACAAAATTAGTCATCGGGGTAAAGCCTTTGAGATTTTGTTACCGGCTTTAAAGACACTTCAGGATTAA
- a CDS encoding prohibitin family protein, with protein MENIQEQKFKFNQINLLKKTNPKTVVALIIFAVVTATVISRIVKIIPVGYVGLQEVNGLATPKSLKPGINFVNPFSEVTVISTRLQDVKQKIETTSQEGLKFEVEVSLQYQVNPDKVFSVYEKVGFDNDEILISRYRSLVREITALYPLQEIISQKRREVSSQLQERLQENLSPLGYTVEEALIREIFLPDDIQQAFNQKIKIQQENEQMNFELEKTRQQAQKQKIEAQGEAEAQKIKAESEAQAKLVKAKADAESQKLLSRDLSPSILQLRAIEATEKIGTSPNAKIYMGLGNSSSGNITPLLFSDLLNPNQTQKTANSP; from the coding sequence ATGGAAAATATCCAAGAGCAAAAATTTAAATTTAATCAAATAAATTTGTTAAAAAAAACGAATCCCAAGACAGTCGTTGCTCTTATCATTTTTGCAGTCGTAACCGCCACAGTGATTTCACGGATTGTAAAAATTATTCCTGTGGGTTATGTGGGACTTCAGGAAGTAAACGGGTTAGCGACTCCTAAAAGTCTTAAACCGGGTATTAATTTTGTTAATCCTTTTAGTGAGGTGACTGTAATTTCTACTCGCCTTCAAGATGTTAAACAAAAAATAGAAACCACCTCTCAAGAAGGCTTAAAATTTGAAGTTGAAGTCAGTTTACAATATCAAGTTAATCCAGACAAAGTATTTAGTGTTTATGAAAAAGTCGGATTTGACAACGATGAAATTTTAATTTCTCGATATCGTTCTCTTGTCCGAGAAATAACCGCTCTTTATCCTCTCCAAGAAATTATTTCTCAAAAGCGCCGAGAAGTTTCTAGTCAATTACAAGAACGACTCCAAGAGAATTTAAGCCCTTTAGGATACACCGTTGAAGAAGCTTTAATTCGAGAAATTTTTCTGCCTGATGATATTCAACAAGCATTCAATCAAAAGATCAAAATTCAACAAGAAAACGAGCAAATGAATTTTGAATTAGAAAAAACTCGACAACAAGCTCAAAAACAAAAAATTGAAGCTCAAGGAGAAGCAGAAGCTCAAAAAATTAAGGCAGAAAGTGAGGCTCAAGCTAAACTGGTAAAAGCTAAAGCTGATGCTGAGTCTCAAAAACTTCTCTCTCGTGATCTTAGTCCTTCTATATTACAATTAAGGGCAATTGAAGCCACTGAAAAAATAGGCACTTCTCCTAATGCTAAAATTTATATGGGATTAGGTAATTCTTCATCAGGAAATATTACCCCTTTGCTTTTTTCGGATTTATTAAACCCTAATCAAACTCAAAAAACCGCTAATTCTCCATAA
- a CDS encoding DUF3611 family protein yields the protein MNRDGELASPVPQGVRKAASTLKLAGSIGFWLQLILGVLAAVLLLLAVAGLSGDEKRLQGAGFSIFCATGGVLALIASIILYFRYMKIAQLIQISSPDIRPHKKSTLQIIKIGLVVNLVGMLLSILGAESFIGILWGKLSQIPAGAAVYNTSQLPQPNEILLVLANTHTILCHFVGIVIGLWLLERLHR from the coding sequence ATGAATAGAGATGGAGAACTAGCCTCTCCTGTACCCCAAGGAGTCCGAAAAGCAGCATCAACTTTAAAATTAGCAGGGTCGATCGGCTTTTGGCTACAGTTGATTTTGGGAGTGTTAGCTGCGGTTTTATTGCTGTTGGCGGTGGCTGGATTGTCTGGCGACGAAAAAAGACTTCAAGGGGCGGGATTTAGTATTTTTTGTGCTACTGGAGGAGTTTTAGCTCTGATTGCGAGTATTATTTTATATTTCCGCTACATGAAAATTGCCCAATTAATCCAAATCAGTAGTCCCGATATTCGTCCTCACAAAAAATCTACTCTACAAATTATCAAAATAGGACTGGTTGTTAATTTGGTGGGGATGCTTCTATCCATTCTTGGGGCTGAATCTTTTATTGGAATTCTTTGGGGAAAATTATCTCAAATTCCTGCAGGCGCAGCAGTTTATAATACTTCTCAACTCCCTCAACCGAATGAAATTTTATTGGTGTTGGCGAATACCCATACAATCTTATGTCATTTTGTGGGAATTGTGATAGGTTTATGGCTCTTAGAGCGTTTACATCGATAA
- the cofG gene encoding 7,8-didemethyl-8-hydroxy-5-deazariboflavin synthase subunit CofG yields MSSLVTYSPAYTLVPTYECFNRCTYCNFRTDIGQSPWISLTDAQQQLQQLQTQDITEILILSGEVHPYSPQRKAWFQRIYDLCQLALEMGFFPHTNVGPLSREEMETLKQVNVSMGLMLEQLTPKLLTTVHRYAPNKDPQLRLQQLQWAGELKIPFTTGILLGIGETLQDCWDSLEAIASLHRDWGHIQEVILQPHSPGHQQSFTAPPFDLYQLPKIVKKAREILPLSITIQIPPNLVTQPHILLQCLEAGARDLGGICIIDEVNPDYPHLHHKTLKDLLDSAGWQLVPRLPVYPQYYDWLPFSLNI; encoded by the coding sequence ATGTCTTCTCTTGTTACTTATAGCCCTGCTTATACTCTAGTTCCCACCTATGAGTGTTTTAATCGCTGTACCTATTGCAATTTTCGCACAGATATAGGTCAAAGTCCTTGGATCAGCTTAACGGATGCTCAACAACAATTACAACAACTGCAAACTCAAGACATTACAGAAATTTTAATTCTTAGTGGAGAAGTTCATCCCTATTCACCTCAACGAAAAGCATGGTTTCAAAGGATTTATGATCTTTGCCAATTAGCCCTAGAAATGGGTTTTTTCCCTCATACTAATGTAGGGCCGTTAAGTCGAGAAGAAATGGAGACCCTAAAACAAGTTAATGTGTCTATGGGTTTAATGTTAGAACAATTAACCCCGAAACTGTTAACGACTGTTCATCGCTACGCCCCCAACAAAGACCCCCAATTAAGACTACAACAGCTACAATGGGCAGGAGAGTTAAAAATTCCCTTTACTACAGGCATCCTTTTAGGTATTGGGGAAACTCTTCAAGACTGTTGGGATAGCTTAGAAGCGATCGCCTCCCTTCATCGAGACTGGGGACATATTCAAGAAGTCATTTTACAGCCCCATAGTCCAGGACATCAACAGAGTTTTACCGCGCCGCCTTTTGATCTGTATCAGTTACCTAAAATTGTCAAAAAAGCGCGAGAAATTTTACCCTTATCAATTACTATTCAAATTCCCCCGAATTTAGTCACTCAACCTCATATTTTGCTTCAATGTTTAGAAGCCGGGGCCAGAGATTTAGGAGGAATTTGTATAATAGATGAAGTTAACCCTGATTATCCCCATCTTCATCACAAAACGTTAAAAGACCTCTTAGACTCCGCCGGATGGCAATTAGTTCCCCGTTTACCCGTTTATCCTCAATATTATGATTGGTTGCCGTTTTCGTTAAACATCTAA
- a CDS encoding DUF4332 domain-containing protein, whose product MSVCYWTIEKLPGLSQQQQTQLKNFGITTTQQLLNRGKTAQLKQSLANQLGMNILYINKWIALADLARLPSVGCQYCGLLLHSGIASVTQLSQTPVHRLHRQILRLQVATMQRQDLCPPVELVQQWIQEARTILFSNPIK is encoded by the coding sequence ATGTCAGTGTGTTATTGGACTATCGAAAAATTACCCGGATTGAGTCAGCAACAGCAAACTCAATTAAAAAATTTTGGTATCACCACAACTCAACAGTTATTAAATCGTGGGAAAACAGCCCAATTAAAACAATCTTTAGCGAATCAGTTAGGGATGAATATTTTATATATTAATAAATGGATAGCTTTAGCTGATTTAGCGCGTTTACCGAGTGTCGGCTGTCAATATTGTGGGTTATTATTGCATTCTGGCATCGCTTCTGTCACTCAATTAAGTCAAACTCCGGTTCATCGACTTCATCGGCAAATTTTACGGCTTCAAGTGGCCACAATGCAACGTCAAGATTTATGTCCTCCTGTAGAATTAGTCCAACAATGGATTCAAGAAGCGCGAACTATTTTATTCTCAAACCCTATCAAGTGA
- the psaK gene encoding photosystem I reaction center subunit PsaK → MNPILFAVASSVPNTTPWNFSVALIMIFANLFAFVVGYFAIQKTGQGPSLPLPQLASKKSFGLPELLATASFGHILGAGMILGLSSAGIL, encoded by the coding sequence ATGAATCCAATATTATTCGCCGTCGCTTCTAGCGTTCCCAATACCACCCCTTGGAATTTTTCAGTCGCATTGATCATGATTTTTGCGAATCTATTTGCGTTTGTCGTGGGTTATTTCGCTATCCAAAAAACTGGACAAGGGCCGAGTTTACCCCTGCCTCAATTAGCTTCCAAAAAAAGCTTTGGGTTGCCTGAACTCTTAGCTACTGCCAGTTTTGGTCATATTCTGGGTGCAGGAATGATTTTAGGACTATCGAGTGCAGGGATTCTTTAG
- a CDS encoding REP-associated tyrosine transposase — translation MPNYRRLYIPGGTFFFTLVTYHRQPHFSSSENVAKLRQAVAMVKKQMPFEILGAVILPDHIHFLWTLPEKDFNYSKRIGRIKVLFTHALRNQNNLPENISNSRKKHRESNVWQRRFWEHTLQQEEEIEIYLNYIHYNPVKHGLVSCPHLWPYSSFQTWVGKKAYSFDWACICHRQKVLIPNFDLIIDKVGE, via the coding sequence GTGCCTAACTATCGCCGTCTCTACATTCCAGGCGGGACATTTTTTTTTACTCTTGTTACTTATCATCGTCAACCCCATTTTTCTAGTTCAGAAAACGTTGCTAAACTCCGTCAAGCTGTTGCAATGGTTAAAAAACAAATGCCGTTTGAAATTTTGGGGGCGGTCATCTTACCAGATCATATCCATTTTTTGTGGACTTTACCCGAAAAAGATTTTAATTATTCTAAACGCATTGGACGGATAAAAGTTTTATTTACCCATGCTTTGCGAAATCAGAATAATTTACCTGAAAATATATCTAACTCTCGAAAAAAACATCGAGAAAGTAATGTTTGGCAACGACGGTTTTGGGAACATACTCTACAACAAGAAGAAGAAATAGAAATTTATTTGAATTATATTCACTATAATCCTGTTAAGCATGGTTTAGTGAGTTGCCCTCATTTGTGGCCTTATTCTAGTTTTCAAACTTGGGTAGGTAAAAAAGCTTATTCTTTTGATTGGGCTTGTATTTGTCACAGACAAAAAGTATTAATTCCTAATTTTGATTTAATTATTGATAAAGTCGGGGAGTAG